One stretch of Streptomyces agglomeratus DNA includes these proteins:
- a CDS encoding dihydrolipoamide acetyltransferase family protein has protein sequence MPKVLEFKLPDLGEGLTEAEIVRWLVEVGDVVAVDQPVVEVETAKAMVEVPCPYGGVVTARFGEEGTELPVGSPLLTVAVGAAASARTEAAPDPSPVPSAAPVSGEAESSGNVLVGYGTAAAVARRRRIRPEAARGPVATAVAEVTPAVVEVTPAVVEHDGPVPVISPLVRRLARENGLDLRALKGSGPDGLILRSDVEGVIREAEQAPAPAPTPAVAASTAVGERVPLRGMRGAVADKLSRSRTEIPDATCWVDADATELMAARTAMNQAGGPPVSVIALLARICTAALARFPELNSTVDMASREIVRLPGVHLGFAAQTERGLVVPVVRDAHARNVDELSAEFARLTESARKGSLTPAELTGGTFTLNNYGVFGVDGSTPIINHPEAAMLGVGRIVPKPWVHEGELAVRKVVQLSLTFDHRVCDGGTAGGFLRYVADCVERPTLLLRTL, from the coding sequence ATGCCGAAGGTCCTGGAGTTCAAACTGCCCGACCTCGGTGAGGGGCTCACCGAGGCGGAGATCGTGCGCTGGCTGGTGGAGGTGGGCGACGTGGTCGCCGTCGACCAGCCGGTGGTCGAGGTCGAGACGGCCAAGGCGATGGTCGAGGTGCCGTGCCCGTACGGAGGCGTGGTGACCGCCCGCTTCGGCGAGGAGGGCACGGAGCTGCCGGTCGGCTCGCCGCTGCTGACCGTGGCGGTGGGGGCGGCGGCGTCCGCTCGGACCGAGGCCGCACCGGACCCGTCCCCGGTTCCGTCTGCCGCTCCGGTCTCCGGCGAGGCGGAGTCGTCGGGCAACGTGCTGGTGGGATACGGCACGGCCGCTGCGGTGGCACGGCGGCGGCGTATCCGGCCGGAGGCGGCCCGTGGTCCCGTGGCCACTGCCGTGGCCGAGGTGACCCCCGCCGTGGTGGAGGTGACCCCCGCCGTGGTGGAGCACGACGGCCCCGTGCCGGTCATTTCGCCGCTGGTGCGGCGGCTGGCGCGGGAGAACGGGCTCGATCTGCGGGCGCTGAAGGGCTCCGGTCCCGACGGCCTGATCCTGCGGTCCGACGTGGAGGGCGTGATCCGCGAGGCGGAGCAGGCGCCCGCGCCCGCGCCGACGCCCGCAGTGGCGGCGTCCACGGCCGTCGGTGAACGCGTTCCGCTGCGCGGTATGCGCGGTGCGGTCGCCGACAAGCTGTCGCGCAGCCGGACGGAGATCCCGGACGCCACCTGCTGGGTGGACGCGGACGCGACCGAGCTCATGGCGGCCCGTACGGCGATGAACCAGGCGGGCGGGCCACCGGTGTCGGTCATCGCGCTCCTCGCCCGGATCTGCACCGCGGCCCTGGCCCGCTTCCCCGAGCTCAACTCCACGGTCGACATGGCCTCCCGCGAGATCGTGCGGCTTCCCGGAGTGCACCTCGGGTTCGCCGCGCAGACGGAGCGCGGCCTGGTCGTTCCCGTCGTACGGGACGCCCATGCGCGCAACGTGGACGAACTGAGCGCGGAGTTCGCGCGGTTGACGGAGTCGGCCCGGAAGGGGTCGCTGACGCCGGCCGAGCTGACCGGCGGCACGTTCACGCTGAACAACTACGGGGTGTTCGGGGTGGACGGGTCCACGCCGATCATCAATCACCCGGAGGCGGCGATGCTTGGGGTCGGCCGGATCGTCCCCAAGCCGTGGGTCCACGAAGGGGAGTTGGCGGTACGCAAGGTGGTGCAGCTGTCCCTGACGTTCGACCACCGGGTCTGTGACGGGGGGACGGCGGGCGGGTTCCTGCGGTACGTGGCGGACTGCGTGGAGCGGCCGACGCTGCTGCTGCGCACGCTCTAG
- a CDS encoding alpha-ketoacid dehydrogenase subunit beta, protein MTTAATTVVDAKPAKPATMAQALGRALRDAMAEDPTVHVMGEDVGALGGVFRVTDGLVKEFGEDRVTDTPLAEAGILGTAVGMAMYGLRPVVEMQFDAFAYPAFEQLISHVARMRNRTRGAMPMPMVIRVPYGGGIGGVEHHSDSSEAYYMATPGLHVVTPATVEDAYGLMRAAIASDDPVVFLEPKRLYWSKAAWSPEAPTAVEPIGRAVVRRSGRSATLITYGPSLPVCMEAAEAAEAEGWDLEVVDLRSLVPFDDETVAASVRRTGRAVVVHESTGFGGPGGEIAARVTERCFHHLEAPVLRVAGFDIPYPPPMLERHHLPGVDRVLDAVARLQWEAGS, encoded by the coding sequence ATGACGACGGCAGCGACGACCGTGGTCGACGCGAAGCCCGCCAAGCCCGCGACCATGGCGCAGGCCCTCGGCCGGGCGCTGCGCGACGCGATGGCCGAGGACCCGACGGTCCATGTGATGGGCGAGGACGTCGGCGCGCTCGGCGGGGTCTTCCGGGTCACCGACGGGCTCGTGAAGGAGTTCGGCGAGGACCGGGTCACGGACACGCCGCTCGCCGAGGCGGGGATCCTGGGAACGGCCGTCGGCATGGCGATGTACGGGCTGCGGCCGGTCGTCGAGATGCAGTTCGACGCGTTCGCCTACCCGGCGTTCGAGCAGCTCATCAGCCACGTCGCACGCATGCGCAACCGCACGCGCGGCGCGATGCCGATGCCGATGGTGATCCGCGTGCCGTACGGCGGCGGGATCGGCGGGGTCGAGCACCACAGCGACTCGTCCGAGGCGTACTACATGGCGACCCCTGGGCTCCATGTCGTGACGCCGGCGACGGTCGAGGACGCGTACGGCCTGATGCGGGCGGCGATCGCGTCGGACGACCCCGTGGTCTTCCTGGAGCCCAAGCGGCTGTACTGGTCGAAGGCGGCCTGGTCGCCGGAGGCACCCACCGCCGTCGAGCCGATCGGGCGCGCGGTCGTGCGGCGCTCCGGGCGCAGCGCGACGCTGATCACGTACGGGCCTTCCCTGCCGGTGTGCATGGAGGCGGCGGAAGCCGCCGAGGCGGAGGGCTGGGACCTCGAAGTCGTCGACCTGCGCTCGCTCGTGCCGTTCGACGACGAGACGGTGGCGGCTTCGGTACGGCGTACCGGGCGCGCGGTCGTCGTCCACGAGTCCACCGGCTTCGGCGGTCCCGGCGGGGAGATCGCCGCGCGGGTCACGGAGCGGTGCTTCCACCACCTGGAGGCGCCGGTGCTGCGGGTCGCCGGGTTCGACATCCCGTATCCGCCGCCGATGCTGGAGCGGCACCATCTGCCGGGAGTGGACCGGGTCCTCGACGCGGTCGCGCGGCTCCAGTGGGAGGCGGGCAGCTGA